Proteins from a genomic interval of Bombyx mori chromosome 8, ASM3026992v2:
- the LOC692961 gene encoding peroxisomal membrane anchor protein: MSTETLIAAGDGVRENLVTTAVNFLTNPNVQRCTVESKERFLRSKGLTDTEIQKALEKCMNLVEFPSMSSELMFFHQSRSSWFRDHVLPFLMYGSLAYGCYWFYKNCVRHLIFVDQPKRKTTNECLEEVRKSLEDLNTNVFALKGELNSLQQNTFRCSLDTIKGDIASVKGILLNRNQFPSLKSRTDPPSIPAWQRQSEEATSTEAPGEDKKKTHRARSQRSESGGSNSSEGEQATKNSDSSLEIIQ, translated from the exons ATGAGTACAGAAACTTTAATCGCTGCTGGGGACGGAGTACGAGAAAATTTg GTAACAACAGCAGTGAATTTCCTGACAAACCCAAACGTGCAAAGGTGCACAGTAGAAAGCAAAGAACGATTCCTACGTAGCAAAGGTCTAACTGATACTGAAATTCAGAAAGCTTTAGAGAAATGCATGAATCTAGTTGAGTTTCCCTCGATGTCATCTGAGCTGATGTTTTTCCACCAATCCAGGAGTTCTTGGTTCAGAGATCATGTTCTTCCATTTTTGATGTATGGAAGTTTAGCTTATGGATGTTACTGGTTTTATAAG AACTGCGTCCGACATTTAATATTCGTAGATCAACCAAAGCGCAAGACTACGAACGAATGCCTAGAGGAGGTTCGGAAAAGTCTAGAAGATTTGAATACCAATGTCTTCGCACTGAAGGGCGAATTGAATTCCCTCCAGCAAAACACGTTTAGGTGCAGTCTAGACACTATTAAAGGTGATATAGCTTCAGTTAAAGGGATTTTATTGAACAG GAATCAATTCCCGTCACTGAAGAGTCGCACAGACCCGCCGTCGATACCGGCGTGGCAGCGGCAGTCCGAGGAGGCGACGTCCACTGAGGCGCCCGGCGAGGACAAGAAGAAGACGCACCGCGCCCGCAGCCAACGATCAGAGTCCGGCGGCTCCAACTCCAGCGAGGGAGAGCAGGCGACCAAGAACAGCGACAGCAGCTTGGAGATAAT
- the LOC101736264 gene encoding calpain-7, translated as MSDLTNASEAASLAVRFDVAGETEKAAECYRTAARLLDRIMDRLPPEKQIELRYKVREYLERANLLLEKTDRTQQAEVERAVQQCFFLMEQALDADNAEQTDSALNLYMQAVEFAVNIKTDDTDVKTNLKNLAKKALDRAEQIKGLKKLNSLSISKPKNPPKIQREQSVHLKVSGKNAIYTEEEKEVLRTTSNINNNCFLPFMDIDLSERFQYAIPFEDRASELKLSAKQAQEFDCWIRPHEICTNPMLIVGDRIDCFSIKQTIVSDCSFVASLAVSALYEKRFNKSIITSIIYPKNKNKVPVYNPFGKYMVKLHLNGVRRKVIIDDRLPYSRQRRLLCSYSSNRNEFWVSLLEKAYMKVMGGYDFPGSNSNIDLHALTGWIPERSAIRNSDEDFNADALYETIRTRLERGDVLVTVATGPLSDAQAQRTGLVPTHAYAVLDVQLVNGVKLLKLKNPWSHLRWRGNYSELDAAHWTARLRAALRYDPDSAAQYDNGVFWIDYASILNFFDVFYLNWNPALFQFTYCIHQKWDAGNGPAKDAYNIGDNPQFSLQVHGKGVVWLLLTRHITNIDDFRDNKEYIALLVYKNEGKHVYYPYDPEPYIDGVRINSPHYLCKIIVGEGSTDLYTLVVAQFEKTKTIYYTLRAYGTCPFALSKHEPYPYVKTLKGEWSGRSAGGCENHRLTYPHNPKFALGVPDARACSVLLQLKGPKQYQLGMDAKVEALDDPNVTAPFLKLTSGPFRSGFVVLEMPNLPAGKYVVTVSTFLPGQEGPFILELRSTCPVTCEQRD; from the exons ATGTCTGACCTAACTAATGCATCGGAAGCTGCATCTCTTGCTGTGCGTTTCGATGTCGCAGGAGAAACAGAAAAAGCTGCAGAATGCTATAGAACCGCTGCAAGACTATTAGATCGAATTATGGATCGTCTACCACCAGAAAAACAAATAGAATTGAGATATAAAGTCCGCGAATATCTTGAAAGAGCAAATTTATTACTAGAAAAAACAG ATCGAACTCAGCAGGCTGAAGTTGAACGTGCAGTACAACAGTGCTTTTTCCTAATGGAGCAAGCGTTAGATGCTGATAACGCAGAACAAACAGATTCAGCACTGAATCTTTATATGCAAGCTGTTGAATTCGCAGTTAATATT AAAACAGATGACACAGATGTGAAAACAAATTTGAAGAACTTAGCTAAAAAGGCATTAGATAGGGCTGAGCAAATAAAAggtttaaagaaattaaattctCTGTCTATATCTAAACCAAAAAATCCAC CTAAAATACAAAGGGAGCAGAGTGTCCACTTAAAAGTCTCAGGAAAAAATGCTATTTAcacagaagaagaaaaagaagtgtTACGTACAACATCGAACATTAACAACAATTGCTTTCTACCGTTCATGGATATTGATTTGTCTGAGAGATTCCAATATGCCATACCTTTTGAGGATAGAGCCAGTGAACTGAAATTATCGGCGAAGCAAGCTCAGGAATTTGACTGTTGGATTCGTCCGCATGAGATTTGCACTAACCCAATGTTAATTGTAGGAGATCGTATTGATTGTTTCAGTATTAAGCAAACT ATAGTATCTGATTGTTCGTTTGTCGCTTCTTTAGCGGTAAGCGCGTTGTACGAGAAGAGATTTAACAAAAGCATCATCACATCGATTATTTATccaaagaataagaataaagtTCCAGTTTACAACCCGTTTGGGAAATACATGGTGAAATTACACTTGAATGGGGTCAGAAGGAAG GTCATCATAGATGATCGTCTGCCGTACAGCCGACAACGCCGTCTGCTGTGCTCGTATTCAAGTAACAGAAACGAGTTCTGGGTGTCTCTGCTGGAGAAAGCTTACATGAAAGTGATGGGAGGATATGACTTTCCCGGTTCGAACAGC AATATAGACCTGCACGCCCTGACCGGCTGGATACCGGAGCGGAGCGCCATAAGGAACAGCGACGAGGACTTCAACGCGGACGCGCTGTACGAGACGATCCGGACGCGGCTGGAGCGCGGCGACGTGCTGGTCACCGTCGCCACCGGCCCGCTGTCCGACGCGCAGGCGCAGCGGACCGGCCTCGTGCCCACGCACGCCTACGCGGTGCTCGATGTACAACTTGTGAAC GGCGTGAAACTGCTGAAACTGAAGAACCCGTGGTCGCACCTGCGCTGGCGCGGCAACTACTCGGAGCTGGACGCGGCGCACTGGACGGCGCGGCTGCGCGCGGCGCTGCGCTACGACCCGGACAGCGCGGCGCAGTACGACAACGGAGTCTTCTGGATCGACTACGCCAGCATCCTCAACTTCTTCGACGTCTTCTACTTGAACTGGAACCCGGCGCTGTTCCAGTTCACCTATTGCATACACCA AAAGTGGGACGCCGGGAACGGTCCCGCGAAGGACGCTTACAACATCGGCGACAACCCGCAGTTCTCGCTGCAAGTCCACGGCAAGGGGGTCGTGTGGCTGCTGCTGACCAGGCACATCACCAACATAGACGACTTCAGGGACAACAAGGAGTACATAGCGCTACTCGTCTACAAGAACGAAGGGAAACACGTGTACTATCCGT aCGATCCTGAGCCCTATATCGACGGAGTAAGGATCAACAGTCCACATTACCTCTGCAAGATCATAGTCGGGGAAGGCAGCACAGATCTCTACACACTGGTCGTCGCACAGTTCGAGAAGACGAAAACCATATACTACACATTGCGTGCGTACGGCACGTGTCCGTTCGCTTTATCCAAACATGAACCTTATCCTTATGTCAAAACG CTGAAGGGCGAGTGGTCGGGTCGGAGCGCGGGCGGCTGCGAGAACCACCGGCTGACGTACCCGCACAACCCCAAGTTCGCGCTGGGCGTGCCGGACGCGCGGGCCTGCAGCGTGCTGCTGCAGCTCAAGGGCCCCAAGCAGTACCAGCTCGGGATGGACGCGAAGGTCGAGGCGCTGGACGACCCGAACGTCACTGCACCCTTCCTGAAACTCACTTCTGGACCGTTCAG ATCGGGTTTCGTGGTACTGGAAATGCCGAACCTACCGGCCGGTAAGTACGTAGTGACGGTATCCACGTTCCTGCCCGGGCAGGAAGGGCCCTTCATACTGGAGTTGAGGTCCACCTGCCCGGTGACATGCGAGCAGCGCGATTAG